One window from the genome of Hippocampus zosterae strain Florida chromosome 7, ASM2543408v3, whole genome shotgun sequence encodes:
- the rbp4 gene encoding retinol-binding protein 4 — translation MLPYALSLCFLALAWAQDCQVSNFPVVQNFDRNRYAGTWYAVAKKDPYGLFLIDNIVAEFIVAQDGTMTATAQGRVNIFNNWNTCAFMHATFEETGEPAKFRMRYWGAAAYLQTGNDNHWVIDTDYDNYAVHYSCRLVDEDGSCLDSYSFIFSRHITGLRAEDQPKVTQKKAELCLLGKYRRVVHNGFCTADGQTIPTQEQAN, via the exons ATGCTGCCGTACGCGCTGTCCCTGTGTTTCCTGGCCCTGGCTTGGGCGCAGGACTGCCAAGTGTCCAACTTTCCCGTCGTGCAGAATTTCGACAGAAACAGG TACGCGGGGACTTGGTACGCCGTCGCCAAGAAGGACCCCTACGGTTTGTTCCTGATCGACAACATCGTGGCCGAGTTCATCGTGGCCCAAGACGGCACCATGACCGCCACGGCTCAGGGCAGAGTCAACATTTTCAA CAACTGGAATACGTGCGCCTTCATGCACGCCACCTTCGAGGAAACCGGGGAGCCGGCTAAATTCAGGATGAGATATTGGGGCGCGGCCGCCTACCTGCAGACCGGAA ATGACAACCACTGGGTCATCGACACCGACTACGACAACTACGCCGTCCATTACTCGTGCCGACTGGTCGACGAGGACGGCAGCTGCCTGGACAGCTACTCCTTCATCTTCTCCAGACACATTACGGGTCTGAGGGCGGAGGACCAGCCCAAGGTGACCCAGAAGAAGGCAGAACTGTGCCTGCTGGGCAAGTACAGACGCGTCGTGCACAACG GCTTCTGCACGGCCGACGGTCAAACTATTCCCACCCAGGAACAAGCTAATTGA
- the cep55l gene encoding centrosomal protein of 55 kDa, producing the protein MTSKGAKDTFVAKLGFKSGSSASKAEAEVERVRKENAHLRRKIDELSKRHIRPPDVDKSKLLERIVSLETLRERNNQQLLVKEQELETVRQQLAAKGGEVVAALQSQLEQRRKDAEQRDLHVQNLSQETENLKNKLVTVSSRCQALETQAANGAAPSADLALVQDQLRDALEKNRQWLVYDQQREAFVQSLLARSRELEQQPSRAERRDLASPAAAGGAARDAAGDAASDGSEKEAQLESRDERSASASREDELAATRRELLSQKELALKSQAELQRQTERAARLQEEKTALQRLLDHKDHQLSSLQSKYEERAQELEEARLRMQTERLGSRRAVSEEQRLSSERADRMKADLESLQLRLEDEKERSAQLLLQVNLLQKSLLSQNEEQRRIAALEQQIQLSVQDFENEKLDRQSVQHQLHKVLKELRKARDQIAKLESVKQPNGRFSEPGSYGGAEVGRSPASPSKAGGLLDDSFLECPRCRAHYPTSRHRDLLAHIDFCLA; encoded by the exons ATGACATCCAAAGGGGCAAAGGACACCTTTGTTGCCAAACTGGGTTTCAAATCCGGCAGCTCTGCCTCCAAAGCCGAAGCCGAAGTGGAGCGAGTCAGGAAGGAGAACGCCCATCTCAGGAGGAAGATTGACGAGCTGTCCAAACGACACATTAGGCCGCCCGATGTGGACAAAAGCAAGCTGCTGGAA AGGATTGTTTCGCTGGAGACTCTTCGTGAGAGGAACAATCAACAGTTGCTGGTCAAGGAGCAAGAGTTGGAAACTGTGAGGCAACAGCTGGCGGCCAAAGGGGGAGAG GTGGTGGCGGCGCTGCAGTCCCAGCTGGAGCAGCGGCGCAAGGATGCGGAGCAGAGGGACCTCCACGTGCAGAATCTCTCGCAGGAAACGGAGAACCTGAAGAACAAGCTGGTCACGGTGTCCAGCCGCTGTCAGGCCCTGGAGACGCAGGCGGCG AATGGAGCGGCGCCCTCCGCAGACTTGGCCTTGGTGCAGGATCAGCTGAGAGAC GCCCTGGAGAAGAACCGGCAGTGGCTGGTGTACGACCAGCAGCGAGAGGCCTTCGTCCAGTCGCTCCTCGCCCGCTCCCGCGAGCTGGAGCAACAGCCGAGCCGGGCCGAGCGGCGGGACTTGGCTTCTCCCGCCGCCGCAGGGGGTGCCGCCAGGGACGCCGCCGGGGACGCCGCTTCCGACGGCTCGGAGAAGGAAGCGCAGCTGGAGAGCCGCGACGAGCGGTCCGCGTCGGCCTCGCGGGAAGATGAGCTGGCCGCCACCCGGCGGGAGCTCCTGTCGCAGAAGGAGCTGGCGCTCAAAAGTCAGGCGGAGCTGCAGCGCCAGACGGAGCGCGCCGCCCGGCTGCAGGAGGAGAAGACGGCGCTGCAGCGGCTCTTGGACCACAAGGACCACCAGCTTTCGTCCCTGCAGAGCAAGTACGAGGAGAGGGCCCAAGAGCTGGAGGAAGCCAGGCTGCGGATGCAGACGGAGCGGCTCGGCAGCAG GCGTGCGGTTTCCGAAGAACAGCGGCTGTCCTCGGAGCGGGCCGACAGGATGAAAGCTGACCTGGAGAGCCTGCAACTCAGGCTGGAGGACGAGAAGGAGAGATCTGCCCAACTTCTGCTCCAG GTCAACCTGCTGCAGAAGTCTCTTCTGAGCCAAAATGAAGAGCAGAGGAGGATCGCGGCGCTGGAGCAGCAG ATCCAGCTCTCCGTCCAAGACTTTGAGAATGAGAAGCTGGACCGTCAGAGCGTGCAGCACCAGCTTCACAAGGTCCTGAAGGAGCTCCGCAAGGCCCGCGATCAGATTGCCAAGCTGGAGTCGGTC AAGCAGCCCAACGGCCGTTTCTCCGAGCCCGGCTCCTACGGCGGGGCCGAGGTGGGGCGCTCGCCCGCGTCGCCCTCTAAAGCGGGCGGCCTCCTGGACGACAGCTTCCTGGAGTGCCCCCGCTGCCGAGCTCACTACCCCACCAGCCGCCACCGAGACCTGCTGGCCCACATCGACTTCTGCTTGGCTTGA